From a region of the Lactuca sativa cultivar Salinas chromosome 4, Lsat_Salinas_v11, whole genome shotgun sequence genome:
- the LOC111878506 gene encoding FT-interacting protein 3-like, with translation MSNLKLGVEVASAHDLMPKDGQGSASPYVELHFDHQKFRTTIKEKDLNPYWNETFYFNISDPNNLSNLTLDAYVYNNIKGNNSISSSNSKSFMGKVHINGTSFVPYSDSVVFHYPLEKRSFLSRVKGELGLKVFIVDNPSIRSSNPIPQMEISSHGRKERTFHHLPNPNFQQQQQQPQFPSQQQPYMASMNQPQGQQYEYEDMRNINQSQSQNQIQSQPKVVRMYSGSSSQPLEYSIKETNPVLGGGQVIGGRVVNSDNRRASTYDLVEPMQFLFVRVVKAQDLPSKDVTGSLDPYVEVRIGNYKGITQHFSKTSNPEWNVVFAFSKERMQASVLDVVVKDKDMLKDDFVGIVRVNLHDIPTRVPPDSPLAPEWYRLEDKKGEKKKGELMLAVWIGTQADEAFPDAFLLDAAMSNVDSSVSSMFTRSKVYHSPRLWYVRVNILEVQDLVWGEKNRFPDVYVKAQINNQVLRTRPVQVRTVNALWDEEMMFVAAEPFEDHLVVSIEDRVGPGKDECLGKVYIPLNSVERRADDRIVHSKWFNLRDPGDYESDEKKMRKDKFATRLHLRVCLDGGYHVLDESTQYSSDLRPTAKQLWKPSIGILELGILNASALQPMKTREGKGTVDAYCVAKYGHKWVRTRTVVDNLAPRFNEQYTWEVYDPSTVLTVGVFDNAQLENGNSKDVRVGKIRIRISTLETGRVYTHSYPLLVLHPTGVKKMGEIHLAIRFSSTSMMNMMLMYSKPLLPKMHYVRPLTVVQLEMLRHQAVGIVAARLSRAEPPLRREIVEYMTDANSHLWSMRRSKANFFRLMSVFNGVFAVSKWFGEVCLWKNRITTVLVHILFVMLVSFPELILPTVFLYMFLIGLWNYWFRAQYPPHMNTRLSYADGVHPDELDEEFDTFPTSRSSELVRHRYDRLRSVAGRIQSVVGDIASQGERLQGLLSWRDPRATVIFMVFCLVAAFVLYATPFQVLVIATGFYVMRHPKLRHRLPSAPLNFFRRLPARTDSML, from the coding sequence ATGAGCAACCTAAAGCTGGGAGTCGAGGTTGCAAGCGCCCATGACCTAATGCCAAAAGATGGTCAAGGTTCTGCTAGCCCATACGTCGAGCTTCATTTCGATCATCAGAAATTCCGAACAACGATCAAAGAGAAAGATCTTAACCCTTATTGGAACGAAACTTTCTACTTCAACATTTCAGATCCCAACAACCTATCCAATCTCACACTCGACGCATACGTCTACAATAATATCAAAGGAAACAACTCAATCTCAAGCTCAAACTCAAAATCCTTCATGGGTAAAGTTCACATCAATGGAACATCATTCGTACCTTATTCAGACTCTGTCGTTTTCCATTACCCTTTAGAAAAACGAAGCTTTTTGTCACGCGTAAAAGGCGAACTCGGCCTTAAAGTTTTCATCGTCGATAACCCTTCAATCAGATCCTCAAATCCAATCCCTCAAATGGAAATCTCTTCCCATGGCCGAAAAGAAAGAACATTTCATCAtctcccaaaccctaatttccaacaacaacaacaacaacctcagTTTCCTTCACAGCAACAACCATACATGGCATCCATGAATCAGCCACAAGGACAACAATACGAATACGAAGACATGAGAAATATAaaccaaagtcaaagtcaaaatcaaattcaaagtcaaccaaaagtcgtCCGGATGTACTCCGGTTCATCATCACAACCACTAGAATACtccatcaaagaaacaaacccgGTTCTTGGAGGTGGACAGGTCATCGGGGGTAGAGTTGTAAATTCCGACAACAGGCGAGCGAGCACTTACGACCTAGTCGAGCCTATGCAGTTTCTCTTCGTTCGCGTCGTGAAAGCACAAGACCTTCCGAGCAAGGACGTCACCGGAAGTCTCGACCCTTACGTCGAAGTAAGAATCGGAAACTACAAAGGAATCACACAACACTTTTCCAAAACATCAAACCCGGAATGGAATGTAGTTTTCGCATTCTCAAAAGAAAGAATGCAAGCATCTGTATTAGACGTTGTGGTGAAAGATAAAGACATGCTAAAAGACGATTTCGTCGGAATCGTTCGTGTGAATCTTCACGATATTCCGACCCGGGTCCCACCCGATAGCCCGTTAGCTCCGGAATGGTATCGACTTGAAGATAAAAAAGGGGAAAAAAAGAAAGGCGAATTAATGCTTGCTGTATGGATCGGAACTCAAGCCGATGAAGCTTTTCCCGATGCTTTTCTTCTAGATGCAGCCATGAGTAATGTCGATAGTTCAGTTTCTTCAATGTTCACTCGCTCAAAAGTTTATCATTCTCCAAGACTTTGGTATGTTCGTGTCAACATACTCGAAGTGCAAGATCTTGTTTGGGGTGAAAAAAACCGGTTCCCAGATGTGTATGTAAAAGCCCAGATTAATAACCAGGTTTTGAGAACAAGACCGGTTCAGGTAAGAACCGTGAACGCGTTATGGGATGAGGAGATGATGTTTGTAGCAGCTGAACCGTTTGAAGATCATTTAGTCGTTAGTATTGAAGATCGAGTGGGACCCGGTAAAGATGAATGTTTAGGGAAAGTTTATATACCTTTGAATTCAGTCGAAAGGCGTGCAGATGATAGAATTGTTCATTCGAAATGGTTTAACCTTCGAGATCCGGGTGATTATGAAAGTGATGAAAAGAAAATGAGAAAAGACAAATTTGCCACTCGGCTTCATCTTCGTGTGTGTCTCGATGGCGGGTATCATGTACTCGATGAGTCGACTCAGTACAGTAGCGATCTGAGACCCACAGCAAAACAGCTATGGAAACCATCAATCGGGATACTCGAACTCGGTATTTTAAACGCTTCTGCTTTACAACCAATGAAAACGCGCGAAGGAAAGGGGACGGTAGACGCGTATTGCGTCGCGAAATACGGTCACAAATGGGTCAGGACACGAACCGTGGTTGACAATTTGGCACCACGGTTCAACGAGCAGTACACTTGGGAAGTGTACGACCCGTCAACCGTTCTCACCGTGGGCGTTTTTGACAACGCCCAACTCGAGAACGGGAACTCAAAAGATGTTCGGGTAGGGAAGATCCGGATACGGATCTCGACTCTTGAAACGGGTCGGGTTTATACCCACTCGTACCCGTTGCTCGTACTTCACCCGACAGGTGTCAAGAAAATGGGAGAGATCCATTTAGCAATCCGGTTTTCAAGCACTTCTATGATGAACATGATGTTGATGTATTCAAAACCTTTACTACCAAAAATGCATTATGTGAGACCGCTGACTGTCGTCCAGCTTGAAATGTTGCGACACCAAGCGGTCGGGATAGTGGCGGCTCGGTTGAGCAGAGCCGAGCCGCCACTTAGGCGAGAGATTGTTGAGTACATGACAGATGCGAATTCGCATTTATGGAGTATGAGACGGAGCAAAGCGAATTTTTTCCGGTTGATGTCGGTTTTCAACGGGGTTTTTGCGGTTAGCAAATGGTTTGGGGAAGTTTGTTTATGGAAGAATCGGATCACGACGGTTCTTGTTCATATACTCTTCGTGATGCTCGTTTCCTTTCCGGAGTTGATTCTCCCAACGGTTTTTCTTTACATGTTTCTAATTGGACTCTGGAATTACTGGTTCCGGGCGCAATACCCGCCTCACATGAACACAAGACTATCGTATGCGGACGGAGTTCATCCGGATGAATTAGACGAAGAATTTGACACGTTTCCGACTTCTCGGAGTTCGGAATTGGTGAGACACCGGTATGACCGATTACGGAGTGTGGCGGGGCGGATTCAGTCGGTGGTTGGGGATATAGCGAGTCAAGGAGAACGGTTGCAGGGGCTGCTGAGCTGGCGTGATCCGAGAGCGACGGTTATATTTATGGTGTTTTGTCTTGTAGCGGCATTTGTTTTATATGCTACGCCTTTTCAGGTGCTGGTGATTGCGACTGGGTTTTATGTTATGAGACATCCTAAGTTGCGTCATAGGTTGCCGTCTGCACCGCTGAATTTCTTCCGAAGGCTGCCAGCCCGCACCGATAGCATGTTGTGA